CTCATTGCGTCTTTCTTTATTGAATAATTTAGCTTTCAGACCACGTAATCGACGAGCTTTTTCAGCCCGTTTATGAGGTTCACGAGCTTCTCTTTTACGTTTACGTTCTTCATAGTCGAGTCGGCGACCGTACAGTTTACGGTGCCTTTCCATGTACTCATTCTGCGGCATTTTGATTCAATTAacctgtagaaaaaaaaaatattatgtaataTTGTGTAATGATCTGAAGCAGTTTTGATTaggaaaacaaaatttgaatttacgaTTAAACAGTAGGAATACCAAAAACACTTACCGAAAAATGAATGTGTGATTTCAAAGAAATATCACCGCTGACGAAGGAAGCATTTAATCAAAACTGCTTcataaaaagaaacattttacaGCTAGGGAGGTTCGTAAAAATAAGAGTACAATCCTATAGAACTACGAAGTGTAGCGAAGTTGCAAAGTAACACTTGAAATATTGGCCGAGTACAATCGAACTAATGGGAAAAtatgaataatattttgaaatattaagaACTTACCGAACCAAATGAAGTAATTAAATCACAAAGACGGCATTTTTATCCAAACATTTTGAACATCCGACTTCTCAAACTGTTTTATCTGTACTTCTGCAACGTGAactttggagaaattgaaaattcaacgatGAATCAACTGATTTCCTGGAGCTATTGTTTGTTATAAACTCTTGAAAAATAAGCTTTAAGGTGAAGGAAATTTTGCAGGTTTCTGTTGCATCGTAAAGTGTGTTTATACTTATCTTCTTAGAatgtattttataagattttttatccattattaatattattatgCATAGTtctattttattattatcaGAATTTGTAATCTTTGATTATCCGCATTTTCcgcatattttccaaatttgaaatttcaaaattcttattaGCGGTCTCGTTGAAATGTTGAGTAATTATTTCGTTTAGTTAATTATTTGGTGGTTATGAAGTTTTCATAATGTGTAGAGAATCACAACTGTACCCTTTGTGATAGCTTTCTGAAGGAGatagtatttcatttatttttcaccatCACTTTCTACAGTCCTGCACTCTTGCAGTATGGCATCTGTTGCCGAAGAACTGAATCCACCCGATCTTTTATCGTCTGTATCTGCTATGAACGCGAGTCCAGACTCTGAGGATAATCAAGAGAAAGACGATCAATCCTCAGAGATGAATGCAAGAGATGCCGATCTCTTGCTTAAGATAATGAATTTGCACTGTCCTTTCATTTGGAAACCTGAAGATTCGCTCAACTCATACAACTCTGATTCTGTGGAAGACATTATGAACGTGGATGAGGTGTTCGACGAGGCTTCAGGATTCAAACTTCGAAAGTAATTTCATTGAGGTTACTATGACGAGTTCTAAACTTGCTTATGTGATTatttaatattcaattttcaggtttGTCATTCATTTGATCTTATGCTACAATAACTTTAACAAACGGTTGATTGATAAATCTCTGAAAAATCTTGATGAAATGGAGAAGATGTTGTTAACGTCGATGAAGAATAGAAGCCAAGATGTGTATTTCACGCTAATCAACGATGCTTTATATCATATTTTGCACAGCTGTCGAGTTGTAATGCTGCATTCGACAAATCAAGTGGAAAAGGCTCTACAAGTATGAAACACCAACATATATGTGTACTATTAACTGAAGACTCTAACATGAAGTTGATTcgactgttgttttttttttaggctttACAAAAAGTTACTCCTTATGATGCGTTAAATCCTACGAATCAAGCCGGTATTTGGGCTGTACGTGCTCATCTTTACGTTGAATTCGGCTACGAAGGCATCAAAGCCGCCATTCAATACATCGAAAAAgcgacaaaaattgataacgacAATCCACAATGGCATTTTCTTAAGGGAATGTACCTAGGACGATTGAGGAGGATGGAGAGTGTCGTAGCTATTCCATCTATGGATGAAATCGCAGCGTTGGAATTGGCGATGAAGTTGAAAGAAGACGCCTCATTTATGGCGTTTGCTGCGGAGGTGTACGTCGAAACTGCTAGCcgaacgaagaaaaaatcacaaatgttATTACTCGCAAATGAAGAAGAAAGACGAAAATTAGCGGAGAAAAATGACATGATAAATGATCGTGCGGCTTTATTATTCAAGTATGTTGGCTCATAAGAAAGTTATTGTTTCGTTTTATTAGACATTTTATAATCGCGTTCAATTGCTTCTTTCAGGAAAAGTGTCAGTCTGAATAAAAACAATGCACATTTACTCTTCCGATGCGGTAAAGGAATGTTAAAACTTGTTCCGCCTTATCAAGATGTTCGTTTAGCTCGCAAATATATAGAACGCGGATTGGAAATTGCGTATGACAGTAGTTTCGGCAATCATGCTATGGCATTGTATTATATGAAGCACGAAGAGGTACATATTGCTCCATTTGTTTGTTATGGAACTTCGTGAAGTTGAGTCTAAAACCGATTTTTTGTATTCAACAGGATTACGACAAGGCGAAAAAATACCTTATCAAGGCTACCGAAAGCAAGAATTTCGGTGCAGAAATCGATCTCATCAGAGTTAACTTTCTAATCGAGAAAGATGCCGAAGAATTAATCGATGGCTTGTTGAAGCTTTTTGATCGGTATGATGATAAAATGaaacatcgaaaaattttaGCCGAAATAGAAGCCTATTACTTATTTATCGAGTACGATCTGATGAAAGCGATTCATTATATGAACAAATTGCTTTACTTGATTGTAGATCACGATGATATTATAAGCGTAAGTTATATTTAATCTAAAAATAGTATACGCTTATTTCATTTGAAGTAATTGATTTGAATTGTTTTACAGACTTTCAAATCTGGTGTGCTTCGTCAAAGGTTTCCAGTTTCattgttggaaattttgctCAGTGATATCGCCGATCGCTCTAATAAAGAAAAGTTGAATTCAGAAGAACAAGACGAATGTAGGAAATTTATGCAGCGTTTGTGCTATCAGAACGTTACTATCCCGCGaccgaaaaaagaaaatcttcgTAAAACGTTCGTAAAAGACATTCGTAGTAATTTCAAAGACATGAACGTGCGTAAAGTGGAAAGCTCTTCATCACGTACCGCCGAAAAACCAGTTCGCGAGGATTACAATCCTGTTGAATGCCGATTCGATAAGCAATATGCTAAAAAATATTACGAGGAAGATGAGTcgtcaaaacctcaaaaaaatgttgtcgatgaattttttgaaaagtaccaGGCTAAGCTTGAATTACAATCGCAGAAAGAGGAACGTACAGAATCGAGAAAAGGTCGTTCCGACAAATCAAGCAATCAGCTCGAGGCTAAGTCAAAAGAATCAAGCGAATGTCATCCTATTTTACAACGATTATTTAACAAAATGAATGAACCGTCGAAAGAAGAGTATTCGTCTGACGAAAGCGAAGATGATGATAATGAAGATATGATCGACAAAATATCAAGACAGCTGAATCTTCGTTTAAGTGTATCAGCGCGTtcagaaatttccaagaaaatgaATCGTTCTAAAAATATCAATGATGGCGCGTCAACTTCTCGCCAAAAGGATCATTTCAAGGCTTCTCTCGATTATCGTCGCCGTTCTAGTCGTAGTCCTGCAAAACGATCCAGAAGCCGAGAAAGTCGTCGAACCGGTAAAGAATTATCTAATAGAAGATCCGATAGCCGAGAAAGTTATCGTTCGACCAATGAGTCGCATAGAAGAAGATCGCCTAGTACTGAAAGTCGTTATTCAACTCGCCATTCACATCGCAGGAGATCACCTAGTCGGGAAAGTCGTCGTCGATCAAGAAGTAGGGATGAACGGCGATCCCATAAAAACCGATCTCTCAGCAGAGAAAGTTACTATTCTACAAAAGAGAGAAGAGCCTTGAGAGATAGATCTAAAAGCCGAGAAGATAACAAATCTTCAAGACGACGATTACGTAGTCGTGAGGATAAGTACGCGGGTAAATCAAATCGCAGAAGATCCTCGAGTCGTGAAAGCGAATCGACGAGTGGATCTGAAAGACGCTCTCGTAAAGAACAATCTTCAAGTAAGGGCAGAAGAAAACGAGCGGAAAGTAGAGAGAGTATTGACTCGCGCaaagaatcaattcgtacacGACGATCTCTTAGCAGAGAGAATTATTCATCATCCAAGCCAGCTTCCAAAAGACGATCGACGAGCCGCGACAGTCATCCAGAACGTTCTATCAGTAAGGAAAGTCACAGGTCGTCGAAAGTAAAAGAACGATCTCCGAACAAGGACAGTCGTCGTTCGAGTAGAGAATCTCGCCACAAAAGATCCGCCAGTAAAGAAAGTCATAAGTCGAGGAAAGAATCAACTGGGAGAAGATCCTCAAGTCGGGAAAGTCGTCGATCCCCAAAcgtaaaaaattctcgaaatgaGCGATCGATTAGTAAAGAAAGTCATCGGTCGTCAAAAGTAGAAGAACTTCCTCACACAAAACGATCTCTTAGTAAAGAAAGCTGCCGGTCTAGTAAACAACCCCATCAAGAAAGATCTACGAGCCGTGATAGTCGTAAAGTGATGAAATCATCATCGTCAAAAACACCACGCGATCGTCATTCGCCTGTCGATTATTCTGATTCAAAAACTATCTCGGCAGATAGTGATGAATCCGCCAATTCCAAAGAAAGATCTCGTAGTCGAAATAAGCGACGCTCGCCTGTTCGCTCGCCTCTTCCAGAACGTAAAAAGCGGTCTGAAAAATATAAGAAATACGAATCAGATGAAACTTTAACAGAATCAACAACTGACAGTGATACTGATCACGGCAAATATAagtcttccaaaaaaaatcatcgtcgtGATCGTCATCGAAGTCGTAGTCCTGATCATCGTAGAAGAAATCGTCATAGAAGTTACTCCTCCGATGAAACTCGTTCAATACGTTCGAGTGATAAAGAAAGTAGTCAATCGGAAAGTTTCACCAGCAGAAATCGTCGCGATAATCGTCGTCGGAAACATTTCGATAGTCCTTACGAAGACGGCTCAAGTGATAGTTCTTCGAGATCTCACAGAAAACTCgataaaaaatcaggaaaagAAGAGACTGACGATAAAGTTGTTCCGCAACAACGCGACGATGATCATAAAAATGACGAATGAGTTACTTATAATGATCCTTAGCCAAACGGTTGTATTTCCTGTATTTTAATGTGCTTTATTACCAAATTACTTACGTATCGAATtgttattttgcataatttttttattgtattttttatacctatgttgatttttcattatcgTACATGAGTaatttacgaataaaaaatcGAAAGCATTTTAATCTCAGTATATTATGTATTCATTATTTGATTCGAAccgaaattgttttttgaatagCTTGTTCATTCTGCATCTGCTGCAAATTAATCGTTGGTCATCGAGCTCAACCTCTGGTGTGACTCATACAAGAAGTAGGTTCTCATAAAATCATCTCTTCTTTGGCTGAGAGATATTTTTCTCTTTCCCCAAATGTTCGTTGTCGAAGAGGCACCTCAAAAGTTATAGGTATCTGAAGCTGGTatttaatttccaatttaatGAGAGAATTGATAAGTGAATTGTGGAGTTCGATACAATTTTCTGGCAACTGAGTGCTAAGTCCTATAGTCTCATTCAAACATACAAAGTTGATGTTCGTTGATAGCTTAAAATTTAGTAGACTTCTGGAGTTTGGAATTTATCATCATCTTTGTTGATGAAAATGATCTCGGAAACTGTTGATAAAGGTTACCATAGCAACCCTGGCGTTTCATGTTTTCATGGGGGGTGCGGAATGAATCGCGTAACCATAACCAGACAAAGCAAGACAGACGCGAAATGGTGAAAAAAGCGCTATTGTTGTtgatacatttttgttttcattcattaTCATAAACATTACCGATTACAAATTGTCGGCTTCAAAATTGGTTGGTTCTAGTGTCGAACGACTCGGTTTTTTATCTAATTACTTTCTCACATACCGAACATACCTTTTAAACGCATGGTTTTAACTAGAAAGTTCCTTTTTACGATTTTAAATATTATCTAGAaggtaagttttatttttttctgtttttatggtttaaattttccatttcaattaTCACCTTTCGTACTGCAGCCTTGCCAGTCATAGACTAACGAATATACCGAAAAGAATTATTACCGGCTAATTTACGCATTTCATGTCTTATTTTATTCAGATGGTGCAGTTACATATCAAAAAAGGCGACgaaagtcaatttttatacGACTCTTCGGTAAATACTACCGTCGACGAATGTTACAATTCTGTTACCATGATATACAACGGAAGACTGAAAATTAACCGAATTTGTAACGGTATGTTTTTAATTATCGTTTTAcacattttgttattttcatcatgttaattctattttttttcttctgtattTCCTTCTAGACATGGAGCAGTTGAGTAAGCACGGTACAATGCTTCCTTCTAATATAGCTGGACTTACCGAAGAACAAGTCGAAGAACTTAAACTCGTCGACGAATGGGGCGAAAAATGCTTACCCAGTGGTGACTGGACTCTTAACAAAGATCCTGTCGGTCGCAGAAATGGTAAACAACCCGACGAAAGTATGCAGAAATTAATTATGAAAGCTGTCGACGAAGCGAAAGCTATCATATCTAAGGTAtaagggtagaaaaattgatatcGATTTATGTACTTTAATTCGGGTTTCTTAATGTAATATTGTAACGCAGAAACAAGTTCAAGCTGGAGTTTTCTTGAATCAAAAGAAAATACAAGAGACGTTGGATATGTTACAAGGAACTGTAACGATCGTATATCCGATGAATTTACCGCCGCATGATCCTATCCggttggaatttgaaaattgcgaaGATTTAACCGGCACACAAGCTTCGTTAGAAGTGAGTATCTGTTGCGTTTGAGAGTTCGATATAAACAGTAACCGAGCTGTTATTTTTCGTAGCCAAATActtctttttgaatattttatgtcGAACTTGACGTCGTAATTTCATGTAAAATCGATGTACACGAAACAATTTTGTTCATCGTtgagtggaaaatttcaatggcGTTTGAATtgggtattttaattttaaccaaCGGTTTTGATTACCTACGTAGTTCGATAGTTATATTTTGACGAGGGTGAGTGCTCTTGGAGGTCCATGAAAAACATAGCAAAGCAAATCGAtgttttttgcccaatttttgtATCGTGAATTATTTATTCGCAAAATGTTTATTTCATTATAGTGGTGTAGCTTCGtgtagttttttcaagttttttacgaaaattcaaaaatttcgtaacGTTATTGAAGAAATGTTCGTAGTCGTAGGTATTGAAAGATGAGAAGGGAACGTTGTATCAATCTGCAAAGATTATTTCAGGCTCAGGGTTGTGAGTATCATTAATAAATACCGAAGAAGATATCGAAGTTATCAGACTCTCTAGTTATTTATATATGTTTTAGTATTAAATACATATAGTCACATTGCCGTTCtaatttattgataattttacagGTAATTGATCCGGCTTTGGCTCAGCTTTGGTTCTCTGGAAAATTACTAGAACGAGGCAAAAAGCTCAGCGATTACTTGGgcagaaatgagaaaacaaaagtagttctcaaaatatcaaaatccgGTACCGGTCCCCCGCCAAAAGAATCCATTTTGACTGAAGAAGAGAAAAAGCTGATGATGCTGCATGCTTTTAGAAGACAGGAAGAGCTAAAGGTATGTGATTAAAACAAGTCATTGGATTTAAAAACTCGTACTAACTCCTGTAAATATTGACTAATATTCATTATCTAATAATTTACGTGCTCGAaaaagcttttttgaaaaaagcaaagtCGAGTGGAAactggaaattgatttttgtatcaattttttttttcaattagctGTGTGACATTTCGGCTTGTGATTTCGGCGATTGCgtgttatttattttgtaatttaatgtttttataCGAtattacctacgtttttttcatcatttgaaaaatacgcCGTGAAAAAGGATGTAAAGTAGtttgtacttttttgtaaaaatgtacagtatttttaaacttttttttgtaatacgatttttttcaaacaatttgtttttgattttacttttgACCGatcgaataaatatttatttcttACCACTAAAAGTCAGTAAAATTAGCAAATtcgtatattattttttcaaacggaAAATACGGTAATAATTTGAGCTTTTATGAAGAGTATAATATTAAAAGAGTAAAAATGTTGTGTAAATAATGTCAGATTGTCATAttagcacatttttaaaaaagtaaattcttaattaataattaaaatacgaAAGAGATagtaaatacataataaaataggtaaaatgaaaaaccaaaaaaaagctcgaagtaatgaaaataaaatggaaaaaaatgttaaattagAAAAACCCTCTTTCATAtacccttgaaaaaaaagttacagtaggtaatttttaggcATTCACATAATTAGGATTCTCGGTATcgagtaaatttatttttgattcttCTTTTTTAGAATGCGAACTCAAATGTTGCATTGCTACTTCGTTATTATCAGATTCTCGAAATCGTATATCTTTATCTTCGTCGGTTTTCTCGATCGCTTCGTATCGTAAATCGGTATCACCGGTGTTGGCATCGTTGCACCATTTGCAACGCATTCTCGCATCGTCTCCGACTCGAACAGTTTGCGTAATTATCATCAAAGTTACAAATGAAACTATAAACAATGTGCCTGGCACGCAAACTGCGATCATCAGCTCTAACCAGGTTTTATTCAAGTCGAATCTAGCCAAAGCGAACTCCGAATTGTTctgtgtaaaatgaaaatacgagtatattattggtggtgaaaatgaaaaatctcgcgATCGTCAAATTTACGACCAATTTGATAAATTCCTCGATACTTACCTTGTTATAGTAACAAGTGAATCTGCTGTCTGCTGTGTCATCGCTACCATTTCTACCGTGAGTTCGAGCGAATTCTTTACATTCTCCTCGTAAAGTGTTGACGCAGCCTTCCAAATTTatatataattttgatttattgtaAATTGCGAGGTTGTATTGCATTGGCATGAAACGTTGAGTTGGATCTAGTTCTTTGGTGCTGTTATTATATATTCCCCAGAATTGTGTGAAATTCATGTATGGTTGAGGTATCGCTACATCTTGCACAACCGTACCATTTATACAGTCCCaggcactgaaaaaaaaacagaagaattaaattttaattttttaacaaaaagtgcTAAAAAGTGCGACCTTTTGCTGACATTTTCAGTCTCGCCTTCTGTCGAAAATGCATAGCAAAAAAATCTCGCATTcaggtcattccacgtcaattcaaccagaagtggtaaggagggtcggcgatttttttgaaattttttctgtggaaagactttccgaagggatgaccaatggcgcaaatcgcagccctctagcccatttttaaaggctgttagggggtgtcaaagttttcagtgaacttgaaatatcatccatttcagcagtggattactcgataactgcgatacctaccaaaatggaacttttaccaatagttaggggttttgaaaggctttttggtgatatcataaaaatcagtgttgccactttttttcgtatgaaaaattagctcgaaaagtttcaaaacatagttttcatatcgtttcgactctcaaaaattctgaaaaaaatatattacgatatggacaacttttcatgctgaacaacatattaaaaaattgggatggcattatttcgtaaagtcgatatttaaaaattgaaagtttgcgaaaaaattcgattttttaaatttaaaacatgaaaaaaagttttgactcgtgaagttgacccatttgacccatatttttacgtatccgttgaaaaagttgaaaaacccctttcactcgatgaaatgaactcgtcacaaaaaaaaatcaaaattcaaaaaaattcaattttgaattccaaacaccaaaaaaagtttaaatttattctgttatcttattttgacctctttctgacgtatttcatgaaaaagttgataaaaatcacactcgtagcaaaagaatgaaaattcgttcattttttaaattttttcaaattttgattttttgtgatgagttatcTAATAGTTTGTGGTCTGTTTTTGAGTTCCACAGGTTTTGTTGGAGTTTTGGATGAATTTTAGAATGTTAATATCATAATCATGGATCACAGAGTAAATATCAGAGGGGGTAACAGCTGTTTTAGCTGACTCATCTACTGCCTGGtttccttcaatgcctacaTGACTTGGGACAAACATTTTAATAATCGTATTAGTGGTCTGCAGTTTATAAATAATTTGATGGATCCTATGAACAAGTTgatgttctgaaaatttgttttgaattgataaaagagcagaAAGTGAGTCTTATTGAATCAGGACTTTTTTGTTAGGGGTTTTTGGAGGTAGAGATCTTTTATAGGCAATGGAGTATGgcagaaaattctaaattgaaaatagaagaGTAGGTATCTGTGAGCTTTGAAGTTGGTAATTCTACCATCCATAGAAAAAGCATATCCTACatattcaaattcttttttagaaccatctgtgaagAATAAAATGAATTCGTGATATTCTGCTATGGTCTCAGCATATTTTTCTTAGATGAAATcagatggatatttttttttttttggtaataggTAGGATAGAGATagattgaattttggtaaaattaattcccacggaaaaaatttattgtattcAGAAGTGAGTTCTAATGCGTTTACATGGTATTTTCTTAGAGAGTAATTGAGAATACAGGAGTGACTATatgacttaatttttttttaatttcaagtttgaaagtggaatttcatttcaaaagtagTGGTaagtgtaattaatttttttttcaaaaattgctcaaaaaatctctttttgcttgaaattgtcaaaaagccctGCAgagtttttgttaaaattttcaaagccttgatcgagtttcattattagatttcacttgaaatattttgtttcttttttttacattaggtAAATCCAATTGAAATGTTTCTattttcggatatttttttctacttactATAACatgttttgctcgcgtttttcaactttttaaacttttttggtcactaaagttctttttttttttggaaaaaattgtgcacGAGCCCTGATAATTTTAAATCCATTCATAACGAAATTCCACATACACCAAGTACctagttttaccaaaaaaaaagtgcttaTACCAGTTAtaccctcaaaaaaaaaatgttttattattatttgaaaatttgcgatttttttagaatacctactgaaaaattattttattcaactgCAATGATTtcaaccagaaaatttttttccaataaattgttTTCATCTATCTATTGGATCCCAGGAATGTTCCGATCTGATCGCGTCTGATCAGTAAGGTTTCCTCTATTGGATCTGATTGAGTCTGAACAAacctaatccgatcaaaactttgatctggcCAGTCAAGTCTAATTGAATCCATGGCCATGGAGAGCCCCAAACTGATCCGATCTATTCAGATCTAATCATTTTCAGCTGGGAATGTAATAATTATCAACTTTGGATAATTTGGAATTCTGTAGAAGAAACCGattcggagggggggggggcgtttGAATATTATCAGATTTGGAAATCATTTGAAACTCTGAAGAATCTGAATTCAGAGCAGGCGGGAATGAATTTGATCTCTGATCAAATCAGGAAATTAGTCGTATATTTGAGTATAAGTCTGATGTTCAGGGAAAAGTGATAAAACATGATAGAATCTGATTAGATCTAATTTGATTTCAGAATTTCTGAAACCTGTTTGATGAGATCAGaccagatcaaatcagatccggacatttcCTGAAACCGATTTAGTCCAACCAGACCGGTTCAGATGTGATTATTTTCCCCTGAGATTACAAACTGAAAATAGTTacatattattgattttttgagtgaaattgtgaaaaaagttgatgagAGGAATTTGGGATTTTCCCCtacattttaaacattttgtctattttttgtTGCGGTATCGCCAGGCAGATTATTTGacacttttaaaatttaaaaagaacaaCCCGTATTACGAGatctatattaaaaaaatgatgtattCTTACTGAAAAGTATTATCATTTGTCTTGGATATATCGGTACATGATCCAAACAAAGCTCCTCCAGCTTTCTCTTCAGTCCAAATC
This region of Planococcus citri chromosome 5, ihPlaCitr1.1, whole genome shotgun sequence genomic DNA includes:
- the LOC135849319 gene encoding trichohyalin-like; translated protein: MASVAEELNPPDLLSSVSAMNASPDSEDNQEKDDQSSEMNARDADLLLKIMNLHCPFIWKPEDSLNSYNSDSVEDIMNVDEVFDEASGFKLRKFVIHLILCYNNFNKRLIDKSLKNLDEMEKMLLTSMKNRSQDVYFTLINDALYHILHSCRVVMLHSTNQVEKALQALQKVTPYDALNPTNQAGIWAVRAHLYVEFGYEGIKAAIQYIEKATKIDNDNPQWHFLKGMYLGRLRRMESVVAIPSMDEIAALELAMKLKEDASFMAFAAEVYVETASRTKKKSQMLLLANEEERRKLAEKNDMINDRAALLFKKSVSLNKNNAHLLFRCGKGMLKLVPPYQDVRLARKYIERGLEIAYDSSFGNHAMALYYMKHEEDYDKAKKYLIKATESKNFGAEIDLIRVNFLIEKDAEELIDGLLKLFDRYDDKMKHRKILAEIEAYYLFIEYDLMKAIHYMNKLLYLIVDHDDIISTFKSGVLRQRFPVSLLEILLSDIADRSNKEKLNSEEQDECRKFMQRLCYQNVTIPRPKKENLRKTFVKDIRSNFKDMNVRKVESSSSRTAEKPVREDYNPVECRFDKQYAKKYYEEDESSKPQKNVVDEFFEKYQAKLELQSQKEERTESRKGRSDKSSNQLEAKSKESSECHPILQRLFNKMNEPSKEEYSSDESEDDDNEDMIDKISRQLNLRLSVSARSEISKKMNRSKNINDGASTSRQKDHFKASLDYRRRSSRSPAKRSRSRESRRTGKELSNRRSDSRESYRSTNESHRRRSPSTESRYSTRHSHRRRSPSRESRRRSRSRDERRSHKNRSLSRESYYSTKERRALRDRSKSREDNKSSRRRLRSREDKYAGKSNRRRSSSRESESTSGSERRSRKEQSSSKGRRKRAESRESIDSRKESIRTRRSLSRENYSSSKPASKRRSTSRDSHPERSISKESHRSSKVKERSPNKDSRRSSRESRHKRSASKESHKSRKESTGRRSSSRESRRSPNVKNSRNERSISKESHRSSKVEELPHTKRSLSKESCRSSKQPHQERSTSRDSRKVMKSSSSKTPRDRHSPVDYSDSKTISADSDESANSKERSRSRNKRRSPVRSPLPERKKRSEKYKKYESDETLTESTTDSDTDHGKYKSSKKNHRRDRHRSRSPDHRRRNRHRSYSSDETRSIRSSDKESSQSESFTSRNRRDNRRRKHFDSPYEDGSSDSSSRSHRKLDKKSGKEETDDKVVPQQRDDDHKNDE
- the LOC135847353 gene encoding cilia- and flagella-associated protein 298 isoform X3, with product MVQLHIKKGDESQFLYDSSVNTTVDECYNSVTMIYNGRLKINRICNDMEQLSKHGTMLPSNIAGLTEEQVEELKLVDEWGEKCLPSGDWTLNKDPVGRRNGKQPDESMQKLIMKAVDEAKAIISKKQVQAGVFLNQKKIQETLDMLQGTVTIVYPMNLPPHDPIRLEFENCEDLTGTQASLEVIDPALAQLWFSGKLLERGKKLSDYLGRNEKTKVVLKISKSGTGPPPKESILTEEEKKLMMLHAFRRQEELKVRV
- the LOC135847353 gene encoding cilia- and flagella-associated protein 298 isoform X2, with the protein product MVQLHIKKGDESQFLYDSSVNTTVDECYNSVTMIYNGRLKINRICNDMEQLSKHGTMLPSNIAGLTEEQVEELKLVDEWGEKCLPSGDWTLNKDPVGRRNGKQPDESMQKLIMKAVDEAKAIISKKQVQAGVFLNQKKIQETLDMLQGTVTIVYPMNLPPHDPIRLEFENCEDLTGTQASLEVIDPALAQLWFSGKLLERGKKLSDYLGRNEKTKVVLKISKSGTGPPPKESILTEEEKKLMMLHAFRRQEELKKLEQDDDDVYLNSSWADSAALKKSFQGVTDIKWKAQ